A stretch of Desulfobacter hydrogenophilus DNA encodes these proteins:
- a CDS encoding nitroreductase family protein, with the protein MNFEQITKNRRSINFFDPEKVVPQEIIKEMVELAADTPSSFNLQPWSLMVLQDREQKEKLKALAWDQPKIVEAPVTMIVLADKDGWKKGHPGFERTWQEMVKTGMPDTQRDWFLNATSSLYNWSPDANLAFAAKNAGFFAMSLMYAAVSLGLDSHPMDGFDHEGVKKAFNIPDKYWIPVLLAVGYKKPGLVLDPPKWRKTYEEIVVDF; encoded by the coding sequence ATGAACTTTGAGCAAATCACCAAAAATAGACGGTCCATCAACTTTTTTGACCCTGAAAAAGTGGTCCCCCAAGAAATAATCAAAGAAATGGTGGAACTGGCCGCCGATACACCTTCCAGCTTTAATCTGCAGCCCTGGAGCCTGATGGTTCTGCAGGACAGGGAGCAAAAGGAAAAACTCAAAGCCCTGGCCTGGGACCAGCCCAAAATCGTTGAAGCCCCGGTAACCATGATTGTGCTGGCAGATAAGGACGGATGGAAAAAGGGCCATCCCGGATTTGAACGGACCTGGCAGGAGATGGTCAAAACCGGCATGCCCGACACCCAACGTGATTGGTTCCTGAACGCCACAAGCTCCCTATACAACTGGAGTCCGGATGCCAACCTGGCTTTTGCCGCTAAAAACGCGGGATTCTTTGCCATGAGCCTGATGTATGCAGCCGTAAGTTTAGGCCTTGATTCCCATCCCATGGACGGATTTGACCATGAAGGCGTCAAAAAAGCATTTAATATTCCTGACAAATACTGGATTCCAGTTTTGCTTGCTGTGGGATACAAGAAACCTGGACTTGTACTCGATCCTCCTAAATGGCGTAAGACCTATGAAGAGATCGTCGTTGATTTTTAA
- the acnA gene encoding aconitate hydratase AcnA, translating to MDQDKFGSKDHLKLSKTTAQFYKLENLEKQGIGHISGLPFSIKILLEQTLRNLDHFQVNEDDIVALANWQPKQKSEKEIPFKPARVVLQDLTGVPALVDLAALRTSMSQLGGNPAVINPKIPVDLIIDHSIQVDSFGMPNSLQINMEREFERNRERYEFLKWGQKNFKNMRIFPPGVGIVHQVNLEFLANVVQMKDNICFSDTLVGTDSHTPMVNSLGVLGWGVGGIEAESVMLGQPIYMQIPEVVGFKLTGKMNPGTTATDLVFRVVQILRDVGVVEKFVEFYGDGLSGLSLPDRATISNMAPEYGATIGFFPTDNETLHYLKSTGRSPEVIERVEHYCKAQGLFRTDGMSAPGFSDEIELDLSTIEPSMAGPKRPQDRIGLSDMKHAWAKTLTASVSQRGYELKENELSCQTQISLSKSEKPFTLAHGSVVLAAITSCTNTSNPFVMIAAGLLAKKAVEKGLKTKPWVKTSLAPGSRVVTDYLQQSKLDSFLEQLGFFTVGYGCTSCIGNSGPFSEPISKAIIDKDLVVASVLSGNRNFEGRVHALTKANYLASPPLVVAYAIAGTININLLEEPLGTDQEGQAVYLKDIWPDQSEISEITSLITPEMYLERYSNFETLSPLWNEIPTKGDEVYEWDESSTYIRNPPFFLNMSKELKPVTDIVDAKVLVKVGDSVTTDHISPAGAIAQNTPAAAYLLEHEISHADFNSYGSRRGNDQVMVRGTFANIRLRNQLAPGTEGGITTYLPSGEQMSIFEASEKYKDSGTPLIVLAGKEYGTGSSRDWAAKGTYLLGVKAVIATSYERIHRSNLLGMGVLPLQFKDGNSPDALKLTGKESYSILGLSDGIKPGMELTLKVDDQEIPVRLRLDTPVEIEYYQNGGILHTVLRNFMKDVG from the coding sequence ATGGATCAAGACAAATTTGGTAGCAAAGATCACCTAAAGCTATCTAAAACGACGGCGCAGTTCTATAAACTTGAGAATTTGGAAAAACAAGGAATAGGACACATATCCGGCCTGCCGTTTTCAATTAAGATATTATTGGAGCAGACCCTGCGCAACCTCGACCACTTCCAAGTCAATGAAGATGATATCGTCGCGTTGGCAAATTGGCAGCCTAAACAAAAATCTGAAAAAGAGATCCCTTTTAAGCCGGCCCGGGTTGTTCTGCAAGATTTAACAGGCGTTCCCGCTTTGGTTGATTTAGCTGCCTTAAGAACATCCATGAGCCAATTAGGGGGAAATCCTGCTGTTATTAACCCTAAAATACCAGTGGATCTAATTATTGATCACTCCATTCAAGTTGACTCGTTTGGCATGCCAAACTCCCTGCAGATCAATATGGAAAGGGAATTTGAACGTAACCGGGAAAGATATGAATTTTTGAAATGGGGACAGAAGAACTTTAAAAATATGAGGATATTCCCTCCCGGCGTGGGCATTGTACATCAGGTTAACCTGGAGTTTTTGGCCAATGTCGTGCAAATGAAAGATAACATCTGTTTTTCGGATACACTCGTTGGAACCGATTCCCACACGCCAATGGTGAACAGTTTAGGCGTGTTAGGCTGGGGCGTTGGTGGAATTGAAGCTGAATCAGTAATGCTGGGGCAACCCATTTATATGCAGATCCCTGAAGTTGTAGGATTCAAATTAACCGGAAAAATGAACCCCGGAACCACAGCCACAGATTTGGTTTTTAGAGTTGTTCAAATATTAAGAGACGTGGGTGTGGTGGAAAAATTTGTTGAGTTCTATGGTGACGGACTTTCAGGGCTCAGTCTTCCCGATAGAGCCACTATATCTAACATGGCGCCCGAATATGGTGCGACCATAGGGTTTTTCCCCACAGATAATGAGACCTTGCACTATTTAAAAAGCACCGGTAGAAGTCCTGAGGTAATTGAAAGGGTCGAGCATTACTGCAAAGCCCAAGGTCTTTTCAGAACTGACGGAATGTCCGCCCCTGGGTTTTCAGATGAAATTGAGTTGGATCTTTCAACCATCGAGCCTTCTATGGCAGGACCCAAACGTCCCCAGGATCGAATCGGATTGTCGGATATGAAGCATGCTTGGGCAAAAACCTTAACGGCATCCGTTAGCCAACGAGGATATGAGTTAAAAGAGAACGAGCTGTCTTGTCAAACACAGATAAGCCTTTCCAAGTCAGAAAAGCCTTTTACCCTGGCACACGGATCGGTTGTACTTGCTGCCATCACCTCCTGTACGAATACCAGCAATCCATTTGTCATGATTGCTGCCGGATTACTCGCCAAGAAAGCGGTTGAAAAGGGGCTAAAAACAAAACCATGGGTCAAAACATCACTGGCACCGGGATCAAGGGTTGTCACCGATTACCTGCAGCAATCAAAACTTGACAGCTTTCTAGAACAACTTGGATTTTTTACGGTGGGATATGGCTGTACAAGCTGTATTGGAAATTCCGGCCCCTTCTCGGAACCCATTAGCAAAGCGATAATAGACAAAGATCTGGTCGTTGCATCTGTCCTTTCCGGGAACCGTAATTTCGAAGGCAGGGTCCACGCGCTCACAAAAGCCAATTACCTGGCAAGCCCTCCCCTGGTTGTTGCTTATGCAATCGCAGGAACCATCAATATCAATCTTCTGGAAGAGCCTTTGGGAACCGATCAGGAGGGACAGGCGGTCTACCTGAAAGATATCTGGCCGGACCAAAGCGAAATTTCAGAAATCACCTCACTGATCACGCCTGAAATGTATCTGGAACGGTATAGCAATTTTGAAACGCTGTCTCCGCTTTGGAACGAAATTCCAACCAAGGGAGATGAGGTTTATGAGTGGGATGAATCCTCAACCTATATCAGAAATCCGCCCTTTTTCCTGAATATGAGCAAAGAACTGAAACCTGTCACTGATATCGTTGACGCCAAAGTGCTGGTTAAGGTCGGGGACTCGGTCACCACCGACCATATTTCACCTGCCGGGGCCATTGCACAAAATACGCCTGCTGCAGCGTATCTACTTGAACATGAAATTTCGCATGCGGATTTCAATTCATATGGCTCCAGAAGGGGAAATGACCAGGTGATGGTCAGGGGGACCTTTGCCAACATTAGATTGAGGAACCAGCTTGCACCTGGGACAGAAGGCGGCATTACCACCTATCTTCCCAGCGGGGAGCAGATGTCGATTTTTGAAGCGTCCGAAAAATATAAAGATTCCGGAACACCTTTGATTGTTTTAGCCGGCAAAGAATATGGAACCGGATCTTCACGGGACTGGGCCGCCAAGGGGACTTATCTTTTAGGCGTCAAAGCGGTGATTGCAACCAGTTACGAAAGAATTCACAGATCCAATTTGCTGGGAATGGGTGTTTTACCCTTACAGTTTAAAGACGGTAACTCGCCGGACGCTTTGAAGCTGACCGGGAAAGAATCCTATTCCATTTTGGGACTTAGTGACGGCATTAAACCCGGCATGGAATTGACACTAAAAGTGGATGACCAAGAAATTCCGGTGCGGCTTAGATTGGATACGCCTGTGGAAATTGAGTACTATCAAAATGGCGGAATTCTGCACACGGTATTAAGAAACTTCATGAAAGACGTTGGTTGA
- a CDS encoding DUF1570 domain-containing protein: MKALSKIAKWAFVLMVCAQVYSCRSIPAPSLVIRHGPIECRSDLSFNETVCLLNKLTMIQSSLYAMLDITPVQPSPLLKVNILLDRKEYIKIVQRFGVPGKLVDGFCDTNTLEMFILLKPTWLGYGNMTTLFHEFTHLVLTARLIYPDIHRAVRPFPFWFAEGMACYAEAVSFVDGKVIFGQKNEPRLKLLKSCIEGPQRIWSSPVFSSDYTKGFALNDYALAWGLVAYIMSSADLRPQAALFVKLYPDDLSNDHCELFRRYFVGNDNTRGEWEKIFFAWLTLAKKP; the protein is encoded by the coding sequence TTGAAAGCTTTAAGTAAAATAGCCAAGTGGGCATTTGTTTTAATGGTCTGTGCCCAGGTCTATTCCTGCCGCAGTATCCCTGCCCCCTCCCTGGTCATCCGCCATGGTCCCATTGAGTGCAGATCAGATCTTTCCTTTAATGAGACCGTGTGCTTGCTGAACAAATTGACTATGATTCAAAGCAGTTTGTATGCGATGCTGGATATAACACCGGTGCAGCCATCGCCTTTATTGAAGGTGAATATTCTTCTCGACCGGAAAGAATATATTAAAATTGTACAACGTTTTGGTGTGCCAGGAAAATTGGTCGATGGGTTCTGCGATACGAATACTCTTGAAATGTTTATCCTCCTGAAGCCAACATGGTTGGGTTATGGTAATATGACTACCCTTTTTCATGAATTCACTCATCTTGTGCTCACTGCTCGACTTATTTATCCTGATATCCACCGAGCTGTAAGACCGTTTCCCTTCTGGTTTGCAGAAGGGATGGCCTGTTATGCCGAAGCTGTTTCTTTTGTCGATGGCAAAGTGATCTTCGGTCAAAAAAACGAACCCCGTTTGAAGCTGCTGAAATCCTGTATAGAAGGCCCGCAACGTATCTGGAGCAGCCCTGTATTTTCGTCGGACTATACCAAGGGCTTTGCGCTGAATGATTATGCTTTGGCCTGGGGACTTGTCGCTTATATTATGTCCTCGGCAGATCTGCGTCCTCAGGCGGCACTTTTTGTAAAGTTATATCCCGATGACTTGTCTAATGATCATTGCGAATTGTTCAGGCGCTATTTTGTTGGGAATGACAATACCCGTGGTGAATGGGAAAAAATTTTTTTTGCCTGGCTAACCCTTGCAAAAAAACCATAA
- a CDS encoding TrkH family potassium uptake protein gives MTLLHHKAPTRKGKVLSPGRISMLSYAALILLGAMLLLLPASTEQGHLGFIDALFTSASAVCVTGLSVVDTASTFTFFGKAVLMMLIQAGGIGIMVLSTMFLLTLGKRVGMTGRQMLSDTYSYGQGKNVYALVKEILIFTFIIELIGTALMLPDFLYRFPVGKAICYAAFHSVSAFCNAGFSLFPDSFTRYGGNWLINLDICFLIITGGIGFIVMAEIRQKFSFSKRCWSKFSLHTRLTLTATLILLAGSTLLFFILEWSNTLRDLPPHTKFLASFFQAVNTRTAGFNTLDIGSLANETLFISILLMFVGTAPGSCGGGVKVTTISSLAILGYSRFRGQEHPHIFYRRVSDASISKAVSLIIISMLVIVIGVVLLQQTEIGNVSHNLTRGSFLEIFYEVVSAFGTVGLSTGITSGFSEIGKLIIICIMFIGRLGPMGIAIAVSRKGKPSKFSYAQENIMIG, from the coding sequence ATGACGTTGCTGCACCATAAGGCGCCCACCCGGAAAGGGAAAGTTTTGTCCCCGGGCCGGATCTCCATGCTCAGCTATGCCGCGTTGATACTGCTTGGCGCGATGTTACTTCTTTTGCCTGCATCCACAGAACAAGGACATTTGGGCTTTATTGACGCACTTTTCACATCAGCTTCCGCCGTATGCGTCACAGGACTGAGCGTGGTTGACACAGCGTCAACGTTCACCTTTTTCGGCAAAGCAGTCCTCATGATGCTGATCCAGGCCGGCGGCATCGGCATCATGGTTTTGTCCACCATGTTCCTGCTCACCCTTGGCAAGCGGGTGGGCATGACCGGCCGGCAGATGCTCTCGGATACCTACAGTTACGGCCAGGGAAAGAATGTATATGCACTGGTCAAAGAAATACTGATATTTACATTTATCATTGAGCTGATCGGTACGGCATTGATGCTGCCGGATTTTCTTTACAGGTTCCCTGTGGGCAAGGCCATCTGCTATGCGGCATTCCATTCGGTCAGTGCGTTCTGCAACGCAGGATTTTCTCTGTTTCCGGACAGTTTCACCCGGTATGGCGGCAACTGGCTGATCAACCTTGATATCTGCTTTCTTATTATCACCGGAGGGATCGGGTTTATTGTCATGGCGGAAATCCGGCAAAAATTTTCATTTTCAAAACGCTGCTGGTCAAAATTCAGCCTGCATACACGGTTGACGCTGACTGCTACCTTGATTCTACTGGCCGGCAGCACGCTGCTGTTTTTTATCCTGGAATGGTCCAACACCCTTAGGGATCTGCCCCCGCACACCAAATTTCTGGCCTCTTTTTTCCAAGCTGTGAATACCCGTACCGCCGGATTCAACACGCTTGATATTGGCAGTTTGGCCAATGAAACGCTTTTTATCAGCATTCTTCTGATGTTTGTGGGCACAGCCCCCGGCTCCTGCGGCGGTGGGGTCAAGGTAACCACGATATCCAGTCTCGCCATCCTGGGATATTCCAGATTCCGGGGACAGGAACATCCCCATATTTTTTACCGCAGGGTGTCTGATGCCAGTATATCAAAGGCCGTGAGCTTGATTATCATCAGTATGCTGGTAATTGTCATCGGCGTGGTGCTGCTCCAGCAGACGGAAATCGGCAATGTCTCCCATAATCTGACCCGGGGTTCCTTTCTTGAAATTTTTTATGAAGTGGTCAGTGCCTTTGGCACCGTGGGGCTGTCCACCGGTATTACGTCCGGATTTTCAGAGATTGGCAAACTGATTATTATATGTATCATGTTTATCGGGCGTTTAGGCCCCATGGGCATTGCCATTGCAGTAAGCAGAAAAGGCAAACCAAGTAAATTTTCCTATGCCCAGGAAAATATAATGATCGGTTAA
- a CDS encoding 4Fe-4S binding protein, whose translation MKRKWSPRQWVQHLFLGIVLFSGIRFYLFVANLEKGIMPGFHRPDSVDAFLPISALLGLRHLISNQTIPAIHPAGLVIFLIVCGSALLVRRGFCAWVCPVGLLSDYLDTLNAKMFRHPPVMPRWLDLTLGIIKYVVAAFFIFQIFFVMPNAGVDGFLNSTANRFADIKMLWFFTHITPVALGVICVLVVLSLFFRRFWCRYLCPYGALLAVIGLFSPARVHRNPDRCVGCKKCDHHCPGLIAVSRKTTIRSPECLACLRCVSQCPEKGALSFSYFSGKTGISPEVMTGIFLVIFSLGIGAAMLTGHWQTHISADQYLAFTAQHRTAQAFNRRAALSQADAAEMQRIMIRMRKQKEKSLSAGLHEEARPTRADPSHDGKKRQGLGLH comes from the coding sequence ATGAAACGGAAATGGTCGCCCAGGCAATGGGTGCAGCACCTGTTTTTGGGTATTGTCTTATTTAGTGGTATTCGGTTTTACCTGTTTGTGGCAAATCTTGAAAAAGGCATCATGCCGGGATTCCATCGGCCCGACAGCGTAGATGCTTTTTTGCCCATCAGCGCACTGCTCGGTTTGAGGCATCTTATTTCTAACCAAACCATCCCGGCAATTCATCCGGCAGGTCTTGTTATTTTTTTGATTGTCTGTGGTTCGGCCCTGCTGGTCCGGCGGGGGTTTTGTGCCTGGGTTTGTCCGGTGGGGCTTCTCAGCGACTACCTTGATACGCTCAACGCAAAGATGTTTCGGCATCCCCCGGTCATGCCTCGCTGGCTGGACCTGACATTGGGGATCATTAAATATGTAGTGGCGGCATTTTTTATATTTCAAATTTTTTTTGTGATGCCCAACGCAGGTGTCGACGGCTTTTTGAACAGTACTGCCAACCGGTTTGCCGACATAAAAATGCTCTGGTTTTTTACACACATCACACCGGTGGCTCTGGGTGTGATATGTGTGCTGGTTGTGCTGTCACTTTTCTTTCGACGGTTCTGGTGCCGGTATCTTTGTCCGTATGGCGCCCTTTTAGCTGTTATTGGGCTTTTCAGTCCGGCGCGGGTGCATCGAAATCCTGACCGTTGTGTTGGGTGCAAAAAGTGTGACCACCACTGCCCCGGTTTAATTGCGGTCAGCCGTAAAACAACGATCCGATCACCAGAGTGCTTGGCCTGCCTGCGCTGCGTTTCGCAGTGTCCTGAAAAAGGGGCGCTTTCTTTTTCATATTTTTCCGGTAAGACAGGCATCAGCCCTGAAGTTATGACAGGCATTTTTCTGGTAATCTTTAGCCTTGGTATTGGTGCTGCCATGCTGACCGGCCACTGGCAGACCCATATTTCAGCCGACCAATACCTCGCCTTTACCGCCCAGCACCGGACCGCGCAGGCGTTTAACCGAAGGGCTGCTTTGTCACAGGCAGATGCGGCCGAAATGCAGCGTATCATGATCAGAATGCGCAAACAAAAAGAAAAGTCGTTATCTGCGGGTCTGCATGAAGAAGCCCGACCAACTCGTGCAGATCCCAGCCACGATGGAAAAAAGCGGCAAGGCTTGGGCTTGCACTGA
- a CDS encoding potassium channel family protein, with protein sequence MKQFLIIGLGNFGFHLATHLYRKGHDVMAIDKSPVLVQSIKDDVTQAVVADATDAGTLKELGVKNVDTAVVGIGSVLGDSILAVLNLQELGIAHIVAKAISDPHKKVLEKLGIKEIIFPEKDTALSMARKLDNPNLIDYLPFMEGYGIIELAVPGKFVGKSLKQINLTNKYGVQVVAIKGLDAEHTRFSPHADDILNQEDILILLGPENGLDSLKIDGKKG encoded by the coding sequence ATGAAACAGTTTCTGATTATTGGCCTGGGAAATTTTGGATTTCACCTGGCCACCCATTTATACCGCAAAGGCCATGATGTCATGGCCATAGATAAAAGTCCTGTTCTTGTACAATCCATTAAAGACGATGTCACCCAGGCGGTGGTTGCGGATGCCACGGATGCGGGCACCCTTAAAGAACTCGGCGTCAAAAATGTGGACACAGCCGTGGTAGGCATTGGCTCAGTGCTCGGGGATTCCATCCTTGCGGTGCTCAACCTTCAGGAACTTGGTATCGCGCATATTGTGGCTAAAGCCATCAGTGACCCCCACAAAAAAGTTTTAGAAAAGCTGGGCATTAAAGAGATCATTTTTCCGGAAAAAGACACGGCTCTGTCCATGGCAAGGAAACTGGACAACCCCAACCTCATAGATTACCTGCCGTTTATGGAAGGGTATGGCATCATTGAGCTTGCCGTGCCTGGAAAATTTGTGGGTAAAAGTCTTAAACAAATTAACCTGACCAATAAATATGGTGTTCAGGTCGTTGCGATAAAAGGCCTGGATGCCGAGCATACACGCTTCTCCCCCCATGCTGATGACATTTTGAACCAGGAAGATATCCTGATTTTGCTCGGACCGGAGAACGGTTTGGATTCCCTGAAAATCGATGGCAAAAAAGGCTGA
- the yciA gene encoding acyl-CoA thioester hydrolase YciA: MADIPLMEEKQKPHGDLLLRTQTMPADTNPNGDIFGGWVLSQMDIAGSILAKEVTCGRVVTIAVEGMKFIEPIQVGDIFCCYGYVEKVGNTSITVKLEVWVKPILLNTCGTERFKVTEARFVYVAIDDDHKKRQIPKK, encoded by the coding sequence ATGGCGGATATTCCATTAATGGAAGAAAAACAAAAACCACACGGAGACTTGCTTCTTCGAACCCAGACAATGCCGGCAGATACAAATCCCAACGGAGATATTTTTGGGGGATGGGTCCTGTCCCAGATGGATATTGCAGGCAGCATTCTAGCCAAGGAGGTTACATGTGGACGTGTCGTGACCATTGCAGTGGAAGGTATGAAATTCATCGAGCCCATTCAGGTGGGAGATATTTTTTGTTGCTATGGTTACGTGGAAAAAGTAGGAAACACCTCAATTACAGTGAAGCTTGAAGTGTGGGTTAAACCCATACTGCTGAACACCTGTGGTACAGAACGTTTTAAAGTTACGGAAGCACGATTCGTTTATGTTGCCATTGATGATGATCACAAAAAAAGACAAATTCCCAAAAAGTAA
- a CDS encoding autotransporter outer membrane beta-barrel domain-containing protein, giving the protein MLSGTGAGDILITGIATINGDLLVDRTTDIMTIASTGSLKGSGSIDSGIIINGTHSPGNSIGTQSITGNVTYNSGSVIEIELDNDGNHDQINITGDLTINNGATFKGVSFGGAVSNSLILDIMTYTGELTVGGGVVTDERFAFDTSYLDTAVLDFTLSHSTTDDTIYMIVNPSEFNPLSVSSFTDGLTLALDNINSAGASGEMASLIIQLQSILAESELHQAFTELSPVQLNATPAAIVAATQSIGDVISGHIDKVTAGVTNQRLASEKVASKNSGVLLNVDQSLVIEQKKWTPFIEFVVSKGDQDDKDGISGYKLDNTGFIIGTDYLVSDKFLVGLSGSYMQPSMDSNDDLVSIDIETWQANVYSSYFLQNFYIDANAGYGWSKIDSERQINFMGTAAEADHDAEYFALGVGAGYRLDVYKKVIVEPFCELNYVDMDEDGYEESGAGGANSKISSNSVESLKSGLGIRLAKLFDLQNGISIKPEISYRWEHEFKDDAVSNSASFVSAGSSFTTEGIKPDANHHIFGASIKAFMGHQMSLYLNYEYDRSDSYRSHNGLAGIEINF; this is encoded by the coding sequence GTGCTTTCCGGCACCGGTGCAGGTGACATTCTAATAACCGGTATTGCGACCATTAATGGAGACTTGCTCGTCGATCGTACCACCGATATTATGACCATTGCGTCCACCGGTTCTCTAAAGGGTTCCGGAAGTATAGACAGCGGGATTATTATCAACGGAACCCATTCTCCAGGGAACTCCATCGGCACCCAAAGTATTACAGGAAATGTAACCTATAACAGTGGCTCCGTCATTGAAATTGAACTGGATAATGACGGAAACCATGACCAGATAAATATAACAGGGGACCTGACCATCAACAATGGGGCGACATTTAAAGGGGTTAGTTTCGGCGGGGCTGTCAGCAACTCCCTTATTTTAGATATCATGACCTATACCGGCGAGCTTACCGTTGGCGGTGGTGTTGTTACAGATGAACGCTTTGCGTTTGATACCTCATACCTTGATACGGCTGTCCTGGATTTTACACTCTCTCATTCGACAACCGACGATACGATTTATATGATCGTCAATCCGTCTGAGTTTAATCCCCTGTCGGTTAGCAGTTTTACAGACGGGCTTACGCTTGCTCTGGACAATATTAATTCAGCCGGGGCCAGCGGGGAGATGGCTTCGCTGATTATCCAGCTTCAGTCTATTCTTGCAGAATCTGAACTGCATCAGGCCTTTACGGAATTGTCGCCCGTACAGTTGAATGCAACCCCTGCCGCCATCGTTGCAGCGACTCAGTCTATAGGAGATGTTATATCCGGACATATCGATAAAGTGACTGCCGGCGTCACCAACCAGCGCCTTGCCTCGGAAAAGGTTGCGTCTAAGAATTCAGGCGTTTTATTGAATGTTGACCAGTCCCTGGTCATTGAACAAAAAAAATGGACTCCTTTTATTGAATTTGTGGTTAGCAAAGGGGATCAGGACGATAAAGACGGAATATCAGGATACAAGCTCGATAATACTGGGTTTATCATAGGAACGGACTACCTGGTCAGCGACAAATTTCTGGTAGGGTTGAGCGGATCTTACATGCAGCCCTCCATGGATTCCAATGACGATCTTGTCAGTATCGATATTGAGACATGGCAGGCCAACGTATACAGCAGCTATTTTCTTCAGAATTTTTATATCGACGCCAATGCCGGTTACGGGTGGTCGAAAATTGATTCAGAACGCCAAATTAATTTCATGGGTACGGCGGCAGAAGCCGATCATGATGCTGAGTATTTTGCACTTGGCGTGGGAGCGGGATATCGGCTGGACGTTTATAAAAAAGTGATTGTTGAACCCTTTTGTGAGTTAAATTATGTGGATATGGATGAAGACGGATATGAAGAGAGTGGGGCTGGCGGCGCAAATTCGAAAATTAGCAGTAACAGTGTCGAAAGTCTCAAGTCGGGTCTGGGCATAAGGCTGGCCAAATTGTTCGATTTGCAGAACGGCATATCCATAAAACCTGAAATCTCATATAGATGGGAGCATGAGTTTAAGGACGACGCCGTTTCAAACTCTGCTTCTTTTGTGTCTGCGGGATCCAGCTTTACCACAGAGGGGATCAAACCCGATGCCAATCACCATATCTTCGGTGCAAGCATAAAAGCGTTCATGGGCCATCAAATGAGTCTTTACCTAAATTATGAATACGATAGGTCTGACTCATATAGGTCCCATAACGGGCTTGCCGGTATTGAGATTAATTTTTAA